A region of the Phaeodactylum tricornutum CCAP 1055/1 chromosome 1, whole genome shotgun sequence genome:
ATACCGACGCATAGACTTGTTCCGGACAGTACCGACGCATCAACTGACGACGAAGCTTGCCTTAAAACGGACACACGTTCAATTGAACGGCATGTCTGCAACACCACTTTAGTGGCCCCACACCAAATTCAAAGGGATACTATAGTGGACGTATCTGATGATCAAAAGTTGCCTAGTGAAGGATCCAATAGAAACACCGAAAAAAATTATGGAATGGCATTAAGTGGTCTGAATCCAAAAGCTCTCGATAATCAACATCAAACAGCTTCGAAAAAAACAAGGGTGAGATCGTTTAAGTCGTTGTTAGGCTCCCAGCGCCTGCGAACCAACACCCGGTCACAAGGTGTCGGTATTGCGGTCAATGGCAGCAGCACGTCGTtaaaaacgaaaacaaaaacaggACTCCGTCGTGGAGGCTACTCGAACGCGTCCAATCAGCGTCGGAAGGAATCAGGTCCTCTTCCTCCAGAACAAAACCGAAAGCGCCTcggcttttggaaaaagaagttATTAAACCAGAACCCAGGTCTCGCTTCAAAAAATATGGAGGAGCCTCGTCTGGAGGCCGCGAAAGTATCTGCCATGAAGGCAGCTGCAGTTCCCTGTCCTGATAGAAACTCCGCAACAAACTTACCGACGGTAAATGCGATGGAGAAAGAATGTGAGCCAAACATGGGAACGTGTCACGACTACCATTTCGATAACAACGGTACTCAAAGAAGATATGTTCAGGCACAACCGCTGGTAAAGACACCGTCAGCCGACAGTACGAAGCACAAAGGGAAGATTGGATCACCTACAATGCCACCCGAGCAGCACGTACTCATGCGCGCCCATGCACCATTTGCTGATAAAAATAAAAAGGGCTCAGACTGCGATAATATCAGTACCATGTCAACACATATGAGCATGTTTCAAATGCCCATGCTTAAAATTGAGGGGGATCCTGATTCGatcaaaaagaagaaaatgaaaaggaaGCGGAGAGTAGGGATACAtatgtttttgctttttaATGGTCGCTCGCCTTAAATTGTAAATCTCCAATGGTTCAACAATCAGGAACCCCCACCAAGTCTAGAAATGAGAAGAATCCCTAGCGGACTGTCGAGCAAAATGCTGGAAACAGCTACAGCAATGACGACGCCGAGAATGTCCATGATAACTTGAATAGTCGTGGAGCTGTGCGCGGGATCGACGCCTAACCTTTTCAGTCCCAGTGGAAGAATTGCCCCTAGACACACACTGGAGAAAACAATCAATGCTAACGCGCTTGTAACGGCGATCGCTTCGGAGAAGGGCGTCCGAAACGCAATGGCTCGGACAAACCCAGTTACCGAGAGAATAGCACTAAGTGCGCACGCCATTTTGAGTTCTCGTGACAAAAACTGGCCCTGTGTCTTTTCGTTCAGTGTACCGAGAGCAAGCCCCCGTATCACTCGGACCGAGGCTTGGTTGCCGGCGTTTCCGCCGGCACCCACCAGCATGGTTAAGAAGTATATAACTAAAAAATGAAAACACTCTACTGTTAGGACAGAATAAATGAACAGCTCGCACGACAATGAGGGGTCTGTTGATCAAATCAGCAGCAAACATAAATTACTCACTGACAGGGTGATTGGCCAGTAGAACCTCATTCCGTGCCAGAATAATGCCGCTGCATGATTGCATGATCAAAAGCCCCACCAACCAGTAAGCTCGATCTCGTAGTGCCTCTCCAAACGAAATGGTCGGTTCCAGCGGACAGGCATCATCTTCCAATTCATCACACCACTGTGAAGCTTCTTCCGTGAGCATTTCTTCTCCTGTGAGTGTCATAGGAATGTCCGACATTACTCCGTCATCGGCTCTTCGAAATCTTCCTTCTCCttcaaagctttccaaaataATACGATTT
Encoded here:
- a CDS encoding predicted protein, which translates into the protein MVMNTKLAPNVVHCMLFGISSFSLITTTKGWQGGFSIQRPRKFLIVPKTLPQKTSPRFLQTDVVVQQSARDIEDPISNIHNGKRLLRSEKIMSMFTKNGKSEREAVVLQQLRQENDLLRVALQRAEAENERLHRHYDNGNRIILESFEGEGRFRRADDGVMSDIPMTLTGEEMLTEEASQWCDELEDDACPLEPTISFGEALRDRAYWLVGLLIMQSCSGIILARNEVLLANHPVIIYFLTMLVGAGGNAGNQASVRVIRGLALGTLNEKTQGQFLSRELKMACALSAILSVTGFVRAIAFRTPFSEAIAVTSALALIVFSSVCLGAILPLGLKRLGVDPAHSSTTIQVIMDILGVVIAVAVSSILLDSPLGILLISRLGGGS
- a CDS encoding predicted protein → MWKSLFTFSRRKAKREISQQSKYDQRALPEQSTRKSSRAVGPGATAIPTLIVPEQRADSDKEKANDVEEHAGDCCLSSDDLKAIAETKIISPSCTKKDGASQSQDSNSKSSSTDAKGNGHEESTDFTYFDFLGLLCGASLILELFLPRAHHKATSEATKAPDCGFDPSSEEGIEQTLMMDEIGDWAQVCNAIDGSRDSSLYNGSEKTSQAVRETGIPTHRLVPDSTDASTDDEACLKTDTRSIERHVCNTTLVAPHQIQRDTIVDVSDDQKLPSEGSNRNTEKNYGMALSGLNPKALDNQHQTASKKTRVRSFKSLLGSQRLRTNTRSQGVGIAVNGSSTSLKTKTKTGLRRGGYSNASNQRRKESGPLPPEQNRKRLGFWKKKLLNQNPGLASKNMEEPRLEAAKVSAMKAAAVPCPDRNSATNLPTVNAMEKECTTAGKDTVSRQYEAQREDWITYNATRAARTHARPCTIC